The nucleotide sequence CCTGCGCATCCGCACCGTTCTCCCCACTATCCAATACGCCCTGGAACAGGGGGCCAAGATCATCCTTGCCTCCCACATGGGACGTCCCAAAGGACAGCGGGTGGAAAAATTCTCGTTGGCACCGGTTGCCAAATACCTGTCCGGTATTCTCGACAAATCGGTACAGATGGCCCAGGACTGCGTGGGCCCGGAAGCGGAAAAGGCCGTCGCTGCCATGAACAATGGCGATATTGTTCTCCTGGAGAATCTTCGTTTCCACGCTGAAGAGCAGGCCAATGATCCAGCCTTTGCCCAACAGCTCGCAGCATTAACAGATGTCTATGTCAACGATGCCTTTGCCGTCTCTCATCGGGCTCATGCCTCGGTCGCCGGAGTAACTGCGCAGGTAAAGGAAAAGGCAGCCGGGCTGCTGCTGGACAAGGAGATGTCCTTTTTCCATCGTTCCGTGGATGCCCCCCAGCGCCCTCTGGTCGCTATTGTGGGTGGAGCTAAGGTCTCGGGCAAACTGGAGGCCCTGACCAATATGCTGAACAAGGTAGACTGCCTGCTCATCGGCGGGGCTATGGCCAATACCTTTCTCAAGAGTCAAGGATATTCTGTAGGCACCTCCAAGGTGGAGGATGACCTGCTGGACAATGCCCGTCAGCTCTTGATTGATGCCAAGGAAAAGGGCGTAAAGATCTACCTGCCTGTGGATGTGATTGCTGCGGATCGGTTTGCCCCGGATGCGGTGTGCAAGCAGGTCACGATCCAGGATATCCCGGATAACTGGATGGCCCTGGATATTGGGCCAGCTTCGGTGCTCTGCTTTTCCGAGGTGCTGGCCGATGCCCGGACCATCATCTGGAATGGTCCTATGGGGGCCTTTGAGATGGACGCCTATGCCAGAGGCACCATGGCCCTGGCCCATACCGTGGCCTCGGCCCATGCCCTGAGCATCACCGGTGGCGGGGACTCCAATGCCGCTGTCCGGCTGTCCGGCGAGGCAGACAATATTTCCTATATGTCCACCGGTGGCGGGGCCTTTCTCATGCTTATGGAAGGCAAAGACCTGCCCGGCGTGACGGCACTGGAAGGATAAGGCAAACCTGTTGAACTTTCTTCGGAGGAGCATATCATGACACGAACACCGTTAATTGCCGGGAATTGGAAGATGCACCTGACCCGACCTGAGGCTGTAGAACTGGCCAAGGCGGTTGCTGGGGCCAGCAAGGGATTGACCGACCGGGAGGTGATGATCGCCCCTGCCTATCTCTCCTTGGCTGCAGTCAAAGAGGCTGTGACTGGCAGCCCTGTACGAGTGGCAGCACAAAACGTTGCCTGGGAGAAACAAGGCGCCTTTACCGGTGAAATCTCACCGCCCATGCTCCAGGATGTGGGGGTTGACATGGTCATTCTCGGTCATTCCGAGCGTCGCCATGTCTTTGGCGAAAAGAACGCTATGATCAATCAGCGCCTGGTCGGTGCCCTGCGCTTCGGCCTGACACCCATTCTCTGCGTCGGCGAGACCCTGGATGAGCGGGAACAGGGCAATACCTTCAAGGTGGTTGCAGAACAACTCAGCCAAGGTCTGCAAGACGTACAGGCAGAGCAGATGCAGCAGGTAGTGGTGGCCTATGAGCCGGTTTGGGCCATTGGAACCGGAAAAACCGCGACCAAGGAGCAGGCCCAGGAGGTACATGCCTTTATTCGTACTGCTCTTGAAGATTTATACAAAAAAACACTTGCCGACTCTGTCAGGATATTGTATGGTGGCTCGGTCAAACCTGAAAATATTGACAGCCTCATGGCTCAAGCTGATGTTGACGGCGCTCTGGTGGGCGGCGCAGCCTTACAGGCCGAGTCATTTGCAAGGATAATTAATTTTACATGACGACCTTACTTATCATAGTACATGTACTGGTTTCACTCTTCCTGATTGCCATTGTGCTGTTACAGCACGGCAAAGGAGCTGATATTGGAGCCACCTTTGGCGGCTCAGGCCAGTCAGTCTTCGGATCAGAAGGTCCGGTGCCGTTGCTGAATAAGATTACCACCTTTTCAGCGATTGTTTTCATGGGTACCTCGATTTCTCTGGCCTATCTTTCTGCCAATGAGAGTACCGGTTCGATTATGAAGGACCTGTCTACTCAGGAAACAGCCGCACCGACCCAAAAAGAAGCACCGGTGACCATCCCCATGCCAGGGACGGAACCCCAGGCTGAAGAGCAGCTTGAGGAACCCGCAGCGGAAGCAACAGAGGATGCCGCTACTATGGAGGAAATTATTCCAGCGGAAGACGTTGTTTCCCCGGCGGCTCAGGAAAGCGAAACTGTTGAGGCTGAAGCGACTGCGTCGACAGCCGTTGAAGACGAACCGGTAAGTGCAACGCAGGAATCTGAAGTTGCTCCGATTGAGCAAGCAACAGAACCGGAAGTAGTACCGGAAGAAGCTGAATAAAAATACATACAAATTTTGTGTGCCGAAGTGGTGGAATTGGTAGACACGCTATCTTGAGGGGGTAGTGGGTTACGCCCGTGCCGGTTCGACTCCGGCCTTCGGCACCATTTTTTTTTACATAAGCAGTATTCTTGTAGTTCATTAAAACCCGCGGCCGTAACTGGTGAGCGGGTTTTCTTGTATCTTACCTTCCTGATATGATCCCCCTGAAACCGTATCCTCCTTATGCCCTTTCACATGGCTAACGCTGCTGATCCGCGAACCTTCCGCAGATCATAGCGAGGCATTCGAGGATTTCTTGATCATCCGTGCGGCGGCGATAGAAAATCGTGCCCCGTGTCTCCGTAAAGGTTTTACCGCACCTCCGGCACTTATAACGCTGGCACCCAGAGCGGGTGTGGCCGAATTTCACAATATTGTTTCTGCTCTCCTGTACCTGTTCATAATCGGGACAAACGGGCTTAGGACAAAAAGTGCCAACCTTTGCAAGTTCAGCCATCACTCCCTCCTTTCAGTAGTAACTATCTCATATACTGAAAGATAAGCATCCGAAAGGGCAATGACAACACTCAGCAGGGTGACCATCTAATACTACTCACTCCCCTTTTCCTCATCTATTTTTCCCCATTATGTCTGTCTTACCAACCTGACGTACTCAGCAAAATGGGATATGATATAAGTGAAGGCAGCTGAAACTAATATCCTCCTTTTTGTCATGATATTTCCTTCAGTCTCAGCTGCCTTCATTTTCTTGCAAGTAACAGCCCATCAGATCAGCCAATGATTCAACTTTCTCACTCCTGATTAACTTTTTTTCTTTGCCTTCTATTTTGTCTTACAGATGTTGAAGCGTCTTTTATGGTCAAAGGAGGATCGTGAAAAAGGTCTGTTTGGGGGCGTAAGGAGGGAGTTTTTTTTGCAAATGGTGCGAATCAGACGGTTTGAATCCGTCTAAAAGGGGCTATTGTGGGGGGGGCATCCTGCATTGAGATTATGATGTATTTTCGGTAATCCATCTCAGCATCATGACCTCGTTGCAGGACTATGGGCATTTAATCACCTGCTGTATCCCCCACTATGTGCTGATGAACAAAGAATTGCCAACCGACAGAACTCTCTGGAATTTTAAATCCAATGTCCATCCGGGTATCTTTTTTCATTATCCATCGAGGGTATGCAGATACCATACAATTTTTTCCCGTTCGGCTCGACGAATTTAGGGTATTAGCATCATTGTTGACTATCCTCGTGGAAATTATAATTTTGCACTTTCTAAGACGCCAAATCGTAGGGCTAAAAAATACGGAAAGATTTGGCCAAAAAATTGACTGCGAACTTATTGAAGGAAAATTTACCCGAAAGCCTTCGTAGGATACATCTGTCAGCTTCCCCTTATAGTAACAACCATTATCCACAAATACAGCGGTGTCTCCCAGCAAATTTACTCTCTTCAATCTGCGTTTATCAACTTGTACATACATATCGGCTCCTCCTGGCGATAATTATTCTTATTAGAGAATAACACAGACATTAATAAAGCACAATATTGTATGCAGGGTTAAATGTTGAGTTTTTCTTTCGTCAATGGATTGCTTTGAACCGATTTAAAACACCCTGGATGACGAAAAAACGACTAAATAGCCCTCCTCTACCAGCCTGTCACCTGGTATTGCTCAATACAAGGGGCAACGGCGCGCCGTGCCCCTACCTCACTCAAAATAATGGGTAAAATATTTCCTATTGAATCCCTCACTGTTTTTGTATCTGCCTTACCATTGCAATAAACCCCTTGGTTTACAGCTTGTTCCGGCATAAGATAGAGCCATGTTACTTAGAAGAAGCACTTTTGTTCATCAGTTGCCAAATCAAATTCTAGCAACTGCCAAGTCTTTACCTGCCTACACCATCCCCCGTCCTTTCTTCACGGCCTGTCCAAGTCAGGACATTTTCCCGGTGAAATGAGTTTTCCACCTTATTGCCTAGTCAGCATAAAACATGCTACAGTAATACAATTTAAAAAAACATAACACTGAAACATCAAACGATAAGGCAAACTATGAATAGAGATAATCTCTTGAATTGTTGGCAGTTCAAAAAATGTGGCAGGGAACC is from Candidatus Electrothrix sp. GW3-4 and encodes:
- a CDS encoding phosphoglycerate kinase; protein product: MKTIRDLDISGKRVLIRVDFNVPMNEQGEITDDLRIRTVLPTIQYALEQGAKIILASHMGRPKGQRVEKFSLAPVAKYLSGILDKSVQMAQDCVGPEAEKAVAAMNNGDIVLLENLRFHAEEQANDPAFAQQLAALTDVYVNDAFAVSHRAHASVAGVTAQVKEKAAGLLLDKEMSFFHRSVDAPQRPLVAIVGGAKVSGKLEALTNMLNKVDCLLIGGAMANTFLKSQGYSVGTSKVEDDLLDNARQLLIDAKEKGVKIYLPVDVIAADRFAPDAVCKQVTIQDIPDNWMALDIGPASVLCFSEVLADARTIIWNGPMGAFEMDAYARGTMALAHTVASAHALSITGGGDSNAAVRLSGEADNISYMSTGGGAFLMLMEGKDLPGVTALEG
- the tpiA gene encoding triose-phosphate isomerase, giving the protein MTRTPLIAGNWKMHLTRPEAVELAKAVAGASKGLTDREVMIAPAYLSLAAVKEAVTGSPVRVAAQNVAWEKQGAFTGEISPPMLQDVGVDMVILGHSERRHVFGEKNAMINQRLVGALRFGLTPILCVGETLDEREQGNTFKVVAEQLSQGLQDVQAEQMQQVVVAYEPVWAIGTGKTATKEQAQEVHAFIRTALEDLYKKTLADSVRILYGGSVKPENIDSLMAQADVDGALVGGAALQAESFARIINFT
- the secG gene encoding preprotein translocase subunit SecG: MTTLLIIVHVLVSLFLIAIVLLQHGKGADIGATFGGSGQSVFGSEGPVPLLNKITTFSAIVFMGTSISLAYLSANESTGSIMKDLSTQETAAPTQKEAPVTIPMPGTEPQAEEQLEEPAAEATEDAATMEEIIPAEDVVSPAAQESETVEAEATASTAVEDEPVSATQESEVAPIEQATEPEVVPEEAE